A window of the Fusarium poae strain DAOMC 252244 chromosome 3, whole genome shotgun sequence genome harbors these coding sequences:
- a CDS encoding hypothetical protein (TransMembrane:11 (i41-59o79-98i110-127o133-157i169-190o202-224i273-291o311-331i338-356o362-378i390-411o)), whose protein sequence is MTSKPIDVLPDKEIEEQRATGQDDVYIDPEAEKALLRKLDMWIVPPVMLLYLLSFLDRVNIGNARLYGMEEDLGLVGDQYQLAVSVLFVTYIASELPSNLVIKKFTPSRWISFITVSWGIVATLTGIVQDFKGLIACRVLLGALEGGLFPGLAIYLTMFYTKKEYALRIGYLFVSAAIAGSLGGLLAYGIGHMDGVAGLRGWRWIIIIEGIPTFILGIAVWFWLADDPDSAHYLTVAERELIDARMRRQVGHTKSSSQMHKEDVYAGLKDWKIWLFCIGQFGGDTILYGYSTFLPTIIRGLGDWNNAQVQALTIPCYAMGAITYIVVAWFSDRTQRRAIFTVVLGLVCAVGYAILVSTAPSGVRYFGCFLAAMGLYLYKTHEGPRFVKGHAVSMALVAMSSLIYLAFWAWFRKQNKRKDEGKEDWRIQGLTEEEAEELGEHNPRFHYTY, encoded by the exons ATGACTTCTAAACCTATTGATGTTCTTCCTGACAAGGAGATCGAAGAGCAGCGCGCTACGGGACAGGATGACGTCTACATCGACCCAGAAGCTGAAAAGGCTCTTTTGAGAAAACTTGACATGTGGATTGTTCCGCCTGTTATGCTTTTGTATTTACTGAGTTTTCTGGATCGTGTAAATATTGGAAATGCGAGACTTTATGGTATGGAGGAGGATCTTGGGTTGGTGGGCGATCAG TATCAACTTGCAGTTTCAGTCTT ATTCGTCACATATATCGCAAGCGAGTTGCCGTCAAACCTTGTCATCAAGAAATTCACGCCTTCGAGATGGATCTCTTTCATCACCGTCTCATGGGGTATCGTGGCCACTCTCACAGGAATCGTGCAAGATTTCAAGGGTCTTATCGCATGCCGTGTGCTCCTGGGTGCTCTCGAGGGTGGTCTGTTCCCTGGTCTAGCCATCTACCTCACAA TGTTTTACACGAAAAAGGAATACGCCCTCCGAATCGGTTATCTCTTCGTCAGCGCAGCCATAGCAGGATCCCTCGGTGGACTTTTAGCCTACGGTATCGGTCACATGGACGGCGTAGCAGGCCTTCGCGGCTGGCGCtggatcatcatcatcgaagGCATTCCAACATTCATCCTCGGTATCGCAGTCTGGTTTTGGCTCGCAGATGATCCTGACTCGGCACACTATCTCACCGTCGCCGAACGCGAACTCATCGATGCCCGCATGCGACGACAAGTCGGACACACCAAGTCCTCCAGCCAAATGCACAAGGAAGACGTTTACGCTGGTCTCAAAGATTGGAAGATTTGGCTCTTCTGTATTGGTCAATTCGGTGGTGACACCATTCTCTACGGCTACAGCACTTTCTTGCCTACAATTATCCGCGGACTGGGTGATTGGAACAACGCGCAGGTTCAAGCTCTTACAATTCCTTGCTATGCTATGGGTGCTATCACGTACATTGTAGTTGCATGGTTCTCAGACAGGACGCAGCGAAGAGCCATTTTCACTGTTGTGCTTGGTCTTGTATGTGCTGTAGGATATGCCATCCTCGTCAGCACTGCTCCATCTGGTGTACGATACTTTGGATGCTTCCTCGCCGCTATGGGATTGTAT TTGTACAAAACACACGAGGGACCTCGATTCGTCAAGGGTCATGCTGTGTCTATGGCTTTGGTAGCCATGTCTTCACTCATCTATCTTGCCTTTTGGGCTTGGTT
- a CDS encoding hypothetical protein (SECRETED:SignalP(1-18)) has protein sequence MLPFKAVITLLWFGAVSAFPASQGLDKRATGMDNLKPTTISVCKIGDRNLLALKSHKADGSAFCSTYLQTTKTSTITPVASATTTKWMTRSVRLVVIQKVHFIVKHISRIKVMRTASTTITKTKTISVTDVGTKKVTGTRTDKIMNTDTAQVTKTGTAQITKRVTRHFTITATATVYTTSTRDVTRTSTMQLTEEAPTTITVTRTEEAATTIVPVPYICGARGLWTRQYIISSGDSSSDFGSFSLCKAFCSTKPGAMSFAYGLGGCICFSALTYVHLSRIPDYDIFLSDLACPAETKPLKRAAQVNKRIPAYLPLKGASDVSRACSCHITNRPAAPATSTVKALNAKLVTVTSHIKVYNKRRKYITTTFRRTVDLTYFKTTTKTGYNTVTITNRQSATVTQPVTVTVTHVKTVTVTHVNSVQVTNHNTIYTTNINTALETDLQTEIVTEVDIYTVTEHETIPVTVTKAEVIEPPLVTVYVATTTIYG, from the exons ATGCTTCCATTTAAAGCTGTTATTACGCTCCTGTGGTTTGGTGCAGTCAGCGCGTTCCCTGCTAGCCAAGGCCTTGATAAAAGAGCAACGGGTATGGACAATCTGAAGCCGAC TACCATCTCAGTCTGCAAAATTGGTGACCGAAACCTTCTAGCCTTGAAAAGCCACAAGGCCGATGGATCAGCTTTCTGCTCAACATATCTTCAAACCACCAAGACTTCAACCATCACACCTGTTGCTAGCGCCACAACGACAAAATGGATGACAAGGTCTGTAAGGCTAGTTGTTATTCAAAAGGTCCACTTCATAGTCAAACACATCTCCAGAATTAAAGTAATGAGGACGGCGTCTACAACAATCACAAAGACAAAAACCATCAGTGTCACCGATGTTGGGACCAAGAAGGTGACAGGCACGAGAACAGACAAGATAATGAATACAGACACGGCTCAAGTGACCAAGACGGGTACAGCCCAAATCACGAAAAGGGTCACTCGGCATTTTACTATCACGGCCACAGCTACCGTCTACACGACATCTACCCGGGACGTCACAAGGACTAGTACCATGCAGCTTACTGAAGAAGCTCCAACTACAATCACTGTCAC TCGCAC AGAGGAAGCTGCGACAACGATAGTGCCAGTCC CGTATATCTGTGGCGCTAGAGGCCTTTGGACTCGAcaatatattatttctagtgGTGACAGCTCATCTGACTTCGGCTCATTCAGCTTATGCAAGGCATTCTGTTCAACCAAGCCCGGAGCTATGAGCTTTGCTTATGGCCTTGGCGGTTGTATATGCTTTAGTGCCCTGAC GTACGTCCATTTGAGCAGGATCCCCGATTACGACATCTTTCTTTCCGATCTAGCTTGCCCTGCAGAAACAAAG CCTCTCAAACGAGCCGCGCAGGTCAACAAAAGAATTCCTGCATACCTACCACTCAAGGGTGCTAGCGATGTAAGCAGGGCTTGTTCATGCCATATCACCAACAGACCAGCTGCGCCAGCTACTTCAACAGTAAAAGCCCTCAACGCCAAGCTGGTCACAGTGACGAGTCATATAAAGGTTTATAATAAGAGAAGGAAATATATAACTACGACCTTTCGCAGAACCGTTGATTTAACCTACTTCAAGACTACAACCAAGACAGGCTACAACACAGTAACCATTACAAACCGCCAAAGTGCTACAGTCACTCAACCTGTTACTGTCACCGTCACCCATGTCAAGACGGTGACTGTCACTCACGTCAACAGCGTCCAGGTTACAAATCACAACACTATCTATACTACCAACATCAATACTGCCTTGGAAACTGATCTACAAACGGAGATTGTTACTGAAGTAGATATTTATACCGTCACTGAGCACGAAACAATTCCTGTGACCGTCACCAAGGCTGAAGTGATAGAGCCGCCGCTGGTGACTGTTTATGTGGCAACCACAACCATTTATGGGTAG
- a CDS encoding hypothetical protein (TransMembrane:1 (i12-31o)~CAZy:GT71), with the protein MFTFQSLGARSVKITALIVFVWLLIAVFYNYSNISFFTTTPLRNTYKGTYENVKLKSIESIRLGAQYFVDYPLKDEPKEIFGELGQRTQLLRTWIEELESHEPNEKKETAGLIGKLIESQFPWLNSKNGISPPLANIYDRLGISYNTASAKPYAAAAGIVIPTGEKTLRFACHLIASLTQVHKTSLPIQVVYAGDNDLSAQGRRKIQQAANGVNIEMLDVLTVFSDKSLKLAEGGWAIKPFAALASHYEKVILLDADAVFFQDPERLLQQDRFNETGALLFHDRLLWKNGFPDRQDWWHDQIKHPSPETDKSLVWTERYSEEGDSGLVVVDKSRLDVLLGLIHIGWQNSDRVRNEVTYKITYGDKESWWIGFEATGSKYSFSPHYGGIVGWMKDKPNDKKKDVRVCSFVIAHVDQDEKLLWYNGGLLKNKAVNQTEFEVPTHWMIDQTWHKGGSKKDMSCMAGKIVNELSSVEKGILKRAIDAAKDVDEKLDLIPT; encoded by the coding sequence ATGTTTACCTTTCAATCGCTCGGCGCAAGGTCTGTAAAGATCACAGCACTTATAGTCTTTGTCTGGCTTCTCATAGCCGTCTTTTACAACTACAGCAACATTTCATTTTTCACTACGACGCCTTTGCGAAATACATATAAAGGCACTTATGAGAACGTCAAGCTAAAAAGTATAGAGTCTATTAGGCTTGGTGCGCAATACTTTGTGGATTATCCGTTGAAGGACGAGCCGAAAGAGATATTCGGAGAACTTGGACAGAGGACACAACTATTACGAACCTGGATTGAAGAATTGGAGAGTCATGAACCAaacgaaaagaaagagacggCGGGGCTTATTGGAAAATTGATCGAATCTCAATTTCCATGGCTCAATTCGAAAAATGGTATTTCGCCGCCTCTGGCCAATATCTACGACCGACTCGGTATCTCATACAATACCGCAAGCGCAAAACCATatgcagcagcagctggaATTGTCATTCCTACTGGCGAAAAGACCCTCCGATTCGCATGCCATCTCATCGCCTCTCTAACACAAGTCCACAAGACCTCCCTTCCAATCCAGGTCGTATACGCTGGAGACAATGACTTGTCCGCTCAAGGGAGAAGAAAAATCCAACAAGCCGCCAATGGTGTAAACATCGAGATGCTAGACGTCCTTACCGTCTTCAGCGACAAATCACTAAAGCTTGCAGAGGGAGGTTGGGCGATAAAGCCTTTTGCTGCGTTGGCAAGTCACTACGAAAAAGTCATTCTTCTAGACGCAGACGCAGTATTCTTCCAAGATCCGGAACGACTTCTCCAACAAGACCGATTCAACGAAACTGGAGCGCTGCTCTTCCACGATCGACTCCTCTGGAAGAATGGGTTTCCTGATCGACAAGATTGGTGGCATGATCAGATCAAGCATCCTAGCCCCGAAACTGACAAATCCCTCGTGTGGACAGAACGGTATTCTGAAGAGGGAGATTCGGGTCTTGTGGTAGTTGACAAGTCTAGACTTGATGTCCTACTTGGTTTGATACATATCGGATGGCAAAACTCAGACAGAGTGAGGAATGAAGTTACGTACAAGATTACGTATGGCGATAAAGAGAGTTGGTGGATTGGATTCGAGGCGACCGGATCGAAATACTCATTTTCGCCGCACTACGGTGGTATCGTGGGCTGGATGAAAGATAAACCAAACGACAAGAAGAAAGACGTTCGTGTGTGTAGCTTTGTAATAGCGCACGTGgaccaagatgagaaatTGCTCTGGTATAATGGCGGTTTACTAAAAAACAAGGCCGTCAATCAGACAGAGTTTGAAGTCCCGACGCATTGGATGATTGACCAGACTTGGCACAAGGGCGGAAGCAAGAAGGATATGAGTTGCATGGCTGGAAAGATAGTCAACGAGTTGTCCAGCGTAGAGAAGGGTATTTTGAAGAGGGCGATTGATGCTGCtaaagatgttgatgagaagtTGGATCTGATACCTACATAG
- a CDS encoding hypothetical protein (TransMembrane:10 (i12-34o46-77i98-121o141-165i193-212o317-339i351-368o380-406i418-440o517-536i)~BUSCO:30145at5125), whose product MAHAGLVQTSLIWVAYAIAVGLCLIAAIITTFTWQTPRERSAVVSIVAIVSLTSLLATVLLLPVDIALVSATASATLGAKKDWATPERIDSILYTLKVVYYSLYSFDAILCLIVIPFAYFWHEEYDEIEVEEEGRTLGSRFLAAAKYTLFFVAFVVVLFLLGFFVPAAGDSSQSHWDLDYFKKLVAQNHGEKALTFALGLLLTMGTLLYVVYTGAGLALLPISFIKAAPSISAPQLHQSTTSQLEQNRERQRQIEMRNAGRQEEMSRKDQRELDALVREEQTLVRRERLAAEAQGEGHSKVYQAWLKVCAVFRPVKLIGGILLLLLSVFIWVSMLITGIDKAKNSVCKQKCGYILGQIHVFQPMNFIFVKAAKAFPVDYILMALLVLFFFSSSISGIATVGIRFLWVRIFQIRKGRTAPQALLIATVMLGLIILAMNYGIAMLVAPQYSTYGTQTFCSNEPAHPGEQPDCRGHSDMIHACSEALKYKHAKDVCTPSVMSTFLNRITITWPFFGLVDFWAQFAFLGVFLVVFITALFRTPKLDLSQIDEEAEADEEESLLASTGRRFGATWQDVRGKVSTGNDSTNNGHGSQSAA is encoded by the coding sequence ATGGCCCACGCAGGCCTCGTCCAGACCAGTTTGATCTGGGTCGCTTATGCCATCGCCGTAGGCCTCTGTCTGATTGcagccatcatcaccacatTCACATGGCAGACTCCCCGTGAACGATCCGCCGTCGTCAGCATCGTCGCTATTGTCAGCTTGACTTCACTACTCGCTACGGTTCTGCTACTACCCGTCGATATCGCTCTCGTCTCTGCCACCGCCTCTGCAACACTTGGTGCCAAGAAGGATTGGGCTACACCCGAACGTATCGACAGTATCCTCTACACTCTCAAGGTCGTCTATTACAGCTTGTACAGTTTCGATGCAATTCTCTGTCTGATCGTTATTCCTTTCGCCTACTTCTGGCATGAAGAGTATGACGAGATTGAAGTAGAGGAGGAGGGTCGAACACTAGGCAGTCGCTTCCTGGCCGCAGCCAAGTACACCCTCTTTTTCGTTGCATTCGTCGTGGTTCTATTCCTGTTGGGATTCTTTGTACCTGCAGCCGGCGATAGCTCTCAGTCCCACTGGGATCTCGACTACTTCAAGAAGCTCGTCGCTCAAAACCATGGCGAAAAGGCCTTGACTTTTGCTCTCGGTCTCCTGCTCACAATGGGTACTTTACTCTACGTTGTCTACACTGGTGCTGGCCTCGCTCTTCTCCCGATTTCCTTCATCAAGGCTGCACCTTCAATCTCGGCCCCTCAACTTCACCAGTCCACCACTTCGCAACTAGAGCAGAATCGTGAACGTCAGCGACAGATTGAGATGCGCAACGCCGGTCGACAAGAGGAAATGTCCCGAAAGGATCAACGAGAGTTGGATGCTTTGGTTAGAGAAGAACAGACACTGGTACGACGTGAGAGACTCGCAGCTGAAGCTCAGGGCGAAGGCCACAGCAAGGTCTATCAGGCTTGGCTCAAGGTGTGCGCTGTCTTTCGACCTGTCAAGCTTATCGGTGGAATTCTTCTCCTGCTTCTCTCTGTTTTTATCTGGGTGTCTATGCTCATCACCGGCAttgacaaggccaagaactcggtctgcAAGCAAAAGTGTGGTTACATCCTCGGTCAGATCCATGTTTTCCAGCCCATGAACTTTATCTTTGTCAAGGCCGCCAAGGCTTTCCCTGTCGACTATATTCTCATGGCCCTGCTtgtgctcttcttcttcagcagCTCCATTTCTGGTATCGCGACGGTTGGCATCCGGTTCCTTTGGGTTCGCATCTTCCAGATTCGCAAGGGTAGAACAGCGCCTCAAGCTCTTCTTATTGCCACTGTTATGTTGGGATTGATCATCTTGGCTATGAACTACGGTATCGCCATGTTGGTCGCACCCCAATATTCTACCTATGGAACTCAAACATTCTGCTCCAACGAGCCCGCTCATCCGGGAGAGCAACCCGACTGCAGAGGCCACTCAGACATGATCCACGCTTGTTCCGAGGCGCTCAAGTACAAGCATGCCAAGGATGTTTGTACCCCATCAGTGATGTCAACGTTCCTCAACCGCATCACTATCACATGGCCATTCTTTGGTCTGGTCGACTTTTGGGCTCAATTTGCCTTCCTTGGCGTGTTCCTTGTTGTTTTTATTACAGCCCTTTTCCGCACACCCAAACTTGACCTCTCTCAAATTGACGAGGAAGCCGAGGCAGATGAGGAGGAGAGCCTTCTCGCATCTACTGGTAGACGCTTCGGTGCTACATGGCAGGACGTCAGAGGAAAGGTCAGCACAGGAAATGACTCTACGAATAACGGCCACGGATCACAATCCGCTGCTTGA
- a CDS encoding hypothetical protein (BUSCO:1299at5125), which produces MQAYTELAAPSAVTHSLIASLTSATANNLVVAKGSLLQIFTTKTISAEFDPENQPAQPTKPEPEFDHRANDDDGLESSFLGGESMIVKTDRAHNTKLVLVAELPLAGAVTGLAKVKTKHSKCGGEALLIAYKAAKLCMAVWDSEKSTLETVSIHYYEKEELHGAPWELSFDEYANYLAADPGSRCAAFQFGSRNIAILPFRQAEEDLEMDDWDEDLDGPRPVKEAATVANGDSDTLEPPYTPSFVLRLPLLDPSLLHPVHFSFLHEYREPTFGILSSSQERAHSLGQKDHLTYKVFTLDLQQRASTTILSVTDLPRDLFKILALPAPVGGALLIGENELIHVDQSGKANGVAVNSMARQITSFSLTDQADLNLRLEHCVVEQLHIENGELLLVLNDGQIAIVSFQIDGRTVSGLSIKMVTDENGGNILKSRASTVSKLGKNAFFVGSEMGDSIVLGWTRKMGQEKRRKPRLIDTDIALDVDELDLEDDDDEDDDLYGTESAAAKPAQALGGGRSGELSFRIHDTLLSIAPIKDLTAGKASFLPDSEEMTLSDGVVSDLHLACIVGRGKAGSLAILNRNIQPKIIGRFEFPEARGFWTMSVNKPLPKALGGSAGVGDEYEAFAQHDKYMIVAKVDLDGYETSDVYALTGAGFETLKDTEFDPAAGFTVEAGTMGKQMRIIQVLKSEVRSYDGDLGLTQILPMLDEETGAEPRVTSASIVDPYLLLIRDDSSLLLAQIDSNNELEEVEKMDATLQNTKWHAGCLYADTKGAFQLGDKVEAEKIMMFLLSSTGALHVYALPDLSKPVYVAEGLSYVPPHLSADYTLRRGLAKETLREILVADLGDNISQSPYLILRNQSDDLTIYEPIRHVRPGENNLSSALSFKKTSNVTLATTPAQTEQDDDVEQPRFMPMRRCANINGYSTVFLPGPSPSFVLKSSKSIPRVIGLQGLGIRGMSSFHTEGCDRGFICSDDKGIARVTQFPSDTNFTELGISVKKVHLGSDVRGIAYHQPTGAYIAGCMIREPFELPKDDDYHKEWAKETLTFPPTMPRGVLKLISPITWTVIHDIELESCEAIECMKTLHLEVSEDTKERRFLVAVGTAVSKGEDLPIRGRVHVFDIVTVIPEPGKPETNRRLKAIAREDIPRGGVTAISEIGTQGLMLVAQGQKCMVRGLKEDGSLLPVAFLDMSCHVSSARELSRTGLCLMADAFKGVWFAGYTEEPYTFKVLGKSHGRLPVVVADFLPDGDDLAIVAADVDGDLHILEFNPEHPKSLQGHLLLHRTSFSVSPNPPSTTLLLPRTTPPSQPTPQDPPHVLLLASSSGHLSSLIPLPETAYRRLLSVTNQLLPALTPHGGLNAKAHRLPDGIRPVGVEAAGGRAIVDGAVLARWAELSAAKRAEIAGKGGYDGVEELREELEGVLGWSGMSYF; this is translated from the exons ATGCAGGCCTACACCGAGCTCGCAGCTCCTTCAGCTGTTACGCACTCCTTAATCGCTTCCCTCACTTCGGCTACAGCAAACAATCTTGTTGTCGCAAAGGGCTCCCTACTCCAAATCTTTACAACAAAGACCATATCCGCCGAATTCGATCCCGAGAACCAACCTGCTCAACCTACAAAGCCTGAACCCGAATTCGACCACCGCGCaaacgatgatgatggtctTGAGTCGTCCTTTCTTGGCGGCGAGTCAATGATTGTCAAAACCGACCGAGCACACAACACAAAGCTGGTCCTCGTCGCAGAGCTTCCACTTGCTGGAGCAGTCACGGGCTTAGCCAAGGTCAAGACCAAACACTCAAAGTGTGGAGGTGAAGCTCTCTTGATAGCGTACAAGGCTGCCAAGCTGTGTATGGCTGTATGGGACTCTGAAAAGAGCACCTTGGAGACCGTTTCCATTCACTACTACGAAAAAGAGGAGCTACATGGTGCGCCGTGGGAACTTTCCTTTGACGAGTATGCGAATTACCTCGCGGCCGATCCTGGCAGTCGATGCGCTGCCTTTCAATTTGGTTCGCGCAATATCGCGATTCTACCATTTCGACAGGCGGAAGAAGACTTGGAGATGGATGATTGGGATGAGGATCTCGATGGGCCACGACCTGTGAAGGAGGCTGCTACAGTCGCCAATGGAGATAGCGACACATTAGAACCACCATATACACCATCTTTTGTTCTCCGTCTTCCGCTGCTTGATCCCAGTCTGCTTCATCCCGTGcacttttcttttctgcaTGAGTACAGAGAACCGACATTTGGTATCTTGTCGTCTAGCCAGGAACGCGCGCACTCTCTCGGCCAGAAGGACCATCTTACATACAAGGTCTTTACGCTAGATCTACAACAACGAGCTTCAACGACTATTCTTTCTGTcaccgaccttcctcgagaTTTGTTCAAGATTCTCGCTTTGCCAGCGCCCGTCGGTGGTGCTTTGCTTATTGGAGAGAACGAGCTGATCCATGTTGATCAGTCGGGTAAAGCCAATGGCGTTGCTGTCAACTCAATGGCTCGACAGATTACATCGTTTAGCTTGACAGATCAAGCGGATCTAAACTTGCGATTGGAGCACTGCGTTGTTGAGCAGTTACATATAGAAAACGGCGAATTGTTACTCGTTCTCAACGATGGTCAAATTGCCATCGTCTCGTTCCAGATTGATGGCCGAACCGTCTCTGGACTTAGCATCAAGATGGTCACAGACGAAAACGGGGGCAATATCCTAAAGAGCCGAGCATCGACAGtatccaagcttggaaaGAACGCTTTCTTTGTCGGTAGTGAAATGGGCGACTCTATCGTGCTAGGCTGGACAAGGAAAATGGgacaagaaaagagaaggaaaccTCGTCTAATTGATACAGATATTGCGCTTGACGTGGACGAGCTGGAtcttgaagatgacgacgatgaggatgatgatcttTATGGTACAGAGTCGGCGGCTGCGAAACCAGCTCAAGCACTTGGAGGAGGCAGATCAGGCGAATTGAGCTTCCGCATCCACGATACCTTGCTCAGCATTGCGCCAATTAAAGATCTAACTGCTGGAAAAGCATCGTTTCTTCCCGACAGCGAAGAAATGACTCTTTCAGATGGTGTCGTGTCGGATCTCCATCTTGCGTGTATCGTCGGGCGAGGAAAGGCTGGCTCGCTGGCCATTCTCAACCGAAACATTCAACCCAAGATTATCGGACGATTCGAATTCCCAGAGGCTCGAGGATTCTGGACCATGTCTGTCAATAAACCATTGCCTAAAGCACTTGGGGGAAGTGCTGGCGTTGGCGATGAGTATGAGGCTTTTGCACAACACGATAAGTATATGATTGTGgccaaggtcgaccttgacgGTTACGAGACTTCAGACGTGTATGCCCTTACTGGTGCTGGATTCGAAACGCTAAAGGATACCGAGTTCGATCCTGCGGCTGGATTTACTGTCGAGGCCGGAACAATGGGCAAGCAGATGAGAATCATTCAAGTTCTCAAGTCTGAAGTTCGCTCCTACGATGGAG ATCTGGGACTTACTCAGATTCTGCCCATGCTCGACGAGGAAACTGGGGCAGAACCTAGAGTCACCAGTGCCAGCATTGTTGATCCCTACCTGCTCCTCATCCGTGATGACAGTAGTCTTTTACTAGCACAAATCGACAGTAACAATGAGCTCGAAGAGGTGGAAAAGATGGATGCTACACTCCAGAATACAAAGTGGCATGCTGGATGTCTGTATGCTGATACCAAGGGCGCTTTCCAACTCGGCGACAAGGTTGAGGCCGAAAAGATCATGATGTTCCTGCTCAGCTCTACAGGTGCACTACAT GTGTATGCTCTTCCTGATCTCTCAAAGCCCGTTTACGTTGCTGAAGGTCTCTCTTACGTGCCACCTCACTTATCAGCCGATTACACCCTTCGACGAGGTTTAGCAAAGGAGACTCTACGTGAGATTTTGGTAGCTGACCTCGGCGACAACATTTCCCAATCCCCATACCTCATT CTCCGAAACCAATCCGACGACCTCACCATCTACGAACCTATCCGTCATGTAAGACCCGGTGAAAATAACTTATCTTCAGCTCTCAGCTTCAAAAAGACATCCAACGTAACATTAGCTACAACACCCGCCCAAACAGAGCAAGACGACGATGTAGAGCAACCCCGTTTCATGCCCATGCGCAGATGCGCAAACATCAACGGCTACAGCACAGTCTTTCTTCCTGGCCCATCACCAAGTTTCGTCCTCAAGTCCAGCAAGAGTATTCCCCGTGTCATCGGTCTTCAAGGCCTCGGTATCCGCGGAATGAGCTCGTTCCACACAGAGGGTTGTGATCGTGGCTTTATCTGTTCAGACGACAAGGGCATCGCGCGCGTCACTCAGTTTCCATCCGACACCAACTTTACCGAACTCGGCATCTCGGTCAAGAAAGTCCATCTGGGATCTGACGTTCGCGGCATCGCATATCATCAACCCACCGGTGCTTACATCGCAGGCTGTATGATAAGAGAACCTTTTGAACTTCCCAAAGATGATGATTATCACAAGGAGTGGGCTAAGGAAACACTCACTTTCCCTCCAACCATGCCCCGCGGCGTCTTGAAACTCATTAGCCCCATCACCTGGACCGTCATTCACGACATTGAGCTCGAATCCTGCGAGGCAATCGAGTGCATGAAGACTCTACACCTTGAAGTCTCGGAAGATACAAAAGAACGTCGCTTCCTCGTTGCAGTCGGCACAGCCGTTTCAAAGGGTGAAGACCTACCCATCCGCGGCCGCGTGCACGTCTTTGACATCGTAACCGTCATCCCCGAGCCCGGCAAGCCAGAAACAAACAGACGTCTCAAAGCCATCGCCCGCGAAGACATTCCCCGCGGCGGCGTCACTGCCATTTCTGAAATCGGTACCCAAGGTCTTATGCTCGTCGCCCAGGGTCAAAAGTGCATGGTCAGAGGCCTGAAGGAAGATGGATCTCTTCTTCCGGTCGCTTTTCTGGATATGAGCTGTCATGTGTCCAGCGCGCGCGAACTCTCACGTACTGGTCTTTGTCTCATGGCTGATGCGTTCAAGGGTGTTTGGTTTGCCGGTTATACCGAAGAACCGTATACTTTCAAGGTTCTAGGTAAAAGTCATGGTCGATTACCAGTTGTGGTGGCGGATTTTCTtcctgatggtgatgatcttGCTATTGTTGCGGCGGATGTAGATGGTGATTTGCATATCCTCGAGTTCAACCCCGAGC ACCCCAAATCTCTTCAAGGCCACCTCCTTCTCCACCGCACATCCTTCTCCGTCTCACCAAACCCCCCATCAACaaccctcctcctcccacGCACAACACCCCCCAGCCAACCAACCCCTCAAGACCCCCCACACGTTCTTCTCCTCGCATCTTCCTCGGGTCACTTATCCAGCCTGATTCCCCTTCCGGAAACAGCATACCGTCGTCTCCTCTCTGTAACAAACCAGCTCCTCCCTGCGCTTACACCACACGGCGGGCTAAACGCCAAAGCGCATAGACTGCCTGACGGAATACGACCTGTGGGCGTTGAAGCAGCGGGTGGAAGAGCGATTGTTGATGGAGCAGTGTTGGCTAGATGGGCTGAGTTGAGCGCTGCAAAGAGGGCTGAGATTGCGGGCAAGGGTGGTtatgatggtgttgaggagTTGAGGGAGGAGTTGGAGGGTGTGTTGGGATGGAGTGGTATGTCGTATTTTTAG